GTCACTTCGTTCGGTTTTACACCATCTTTGTTGAACTGCCATTCTCCGAGCTCGCCATCAATGATCGCCTTCGTTGGCCCGTATGCATGAAGATTGAGATACATACCGCAAGAACGGTGGAGCCGTTCGACATCAGCATCGGTAAACAAAAAAGCAATCACAAATAGCCTGTTGTTCTGACGCATGCAGTTGAAGAAGATCTCATTCACGTGTTGGTCTGAAAATGAATACCCGCTGACGGCGAAGAGAAGCTCTCCGCTAAGGAGAAATGCTCTCATTCGGTCGAAGTAGGCAATGAAGGGCTGCTTGCGTGACGAGTCGTACTTATCTTTCGAGGGGTATATGACCAACTCGTTCTTAATATCGGAAGATTGGTCAACATTGCCTATTCTGATGATGCGATACGACTGCGTCGTTTCGGATCGGCGCCAGAACCAGCTCAATGAACCGTGAATCTTCCAAACGCGAATCCAGTTCTTTGTGAGATCGCCCGGTCGCGGAGAATGGTCAACGCTCTCCTGCCAGAAGAAGGGCTCATAAGCACCTACGAATCCGTCGAAGTAAGGTATTTCGCTGGCCTCAAGCGCCTTCTCGATTAAGAGATCGTAGTTTGTAGTGAAGACTTCCTTGGGGTAATCACGCGAGAGCAGGTTGTACCAGGCAAAGAATCTCTTTGTCGTATCCAAGGTGGCTATGCTCTCTTTCGCCGTTATGATCGAGTAGATTGCTTTGCAGACCTCGGCATCGATAGTCACAGCGCATTTGCCACTGATACCAGTGTACATCTTGGTGTCGCTCTCATTGGTGAGTTCCCGTATTCGTCGCAATTGATTCAAGATATCCTCAATGTTGACCGCACGCCCTTGACTCTGTGCCGCAAGATCGTCCTTTACGAGGCAAAATGCCTTCAGCAGATCACCCTTGAGGGCAGCCTCAACGTCACAGGTTAGCGCAGAGATATCAGGAATACCGAGCGCACAAGAGGTGCCAGCGCCAAAGAAAAACCCAATGTTCTTGGTATAGGACAAGTGGTTCTTAAGTTCGCGAACTTCTCTTAGCACATCAAACTTGGGCATTTCGTCCCCTTTCCATTGATCTGTCGCCATTCTTATGTACCATGTGGACGTCACACTGACCTGCTTGCGGCGTATCGGAGCGT
This region of bacterium genomic DNA includes:
- a CDS encoding SIR2 family protein — its product is MPKFDVLREVRELKNHLSYTKNIGFFFGAGTSCALGIPDISALTCDVEAALKGDLLKAFCLVKDDLAAQSQGRAVNIEDILNQLRRIRELTNESDTKMYTGISGKCAVTIDAEVCKAIYSIITAKESIATLDTTKRFFAWYNLLSRDYPKEVFTTNYDLLIEKALEASEIPYFDGFVGAYEPFFWQESVDHSPRPGDLTKNWIRVWKIHGSLSWFWRRSETTQSYRIIRIGNVDQSSDIKNELVIYPSKDKYDSSRKQPFIAYFDRMRAFLLSGELLFAVSGYSFSDQHVNEIFFNCMRQNNRLFVIAFLFTDADVERLHRSCGMYLNLHAYGPTKAIIDGELGEWQFNKDGVKPNEVTSMFWSEEKSQLTLGDFNKLVSFLVASSGKKDREELAAK